From one Motacilla alba alba isolate MOTALB_02 chromosome 8, Motacilla_alba_V1.0_pri, whole genome shotgun sequence genomic stretch:
- the PLPP6 gene encoding phospholipid phosphatase 6 has translation MPSPRSSRERRAGSGGRLEFLSLSQRGPAAPESPSRRREPAAAAAPLPEEDCMKLNPSFVGIALSSLLAIDLWASKRLGVCAGEGSAWGSARPLMKVIEVSGHGIPWLFGTFYGLCHTDSSAAREVLLNLLFALLLDLVMVALVKGLVKRPRPTHNKMDMFVTISVDKYSFPSGHATRAALVCRFVLRHLVLAVPLRVLVVLWALIVSISRVMLGRHNMTDVLFGLLLGYALYGVVEHCWLSPATAPALFALWSH, from the exons atgcCGAGCCCCCGGAGCAGCCGCGAGCGGCGCgccggcagcggcggccgccTGGAGTTCCTGTCGCTGAGCCAGCGCGGGCCCGCCGCCCCCGAGAGCCCCTCCCGCCGCAGGgagcccgccgccgccgccgccccgctgcCCGAGGAGGACTGCATGAAGCTGAACCCGTCCTTCGTGGGCATcgccctcagctccctgctcgCCATCGACCTCTGGGCCTCCAAGCGCCTGGGGGTGTGCGCTGGAGAGGGCTCGGCCTggggcagcgcccggccccTGATGAAGGTCATCGAGGTGTCGGGGCACGGCATCCCCTGGCTGTTCGGCACCTTCTACGGGCTCTGCCACACTGACAGCTCCGCCgccagggaggtgctgctcaACCTGCTCTTCG CGTTGCTGCTGGACCTGGTGATGGTGGCGCTGGTGAAGGGGCTCGTCAAGCGGCCGCGGCCCACGCACAACAAGATGGACATGTTCGTCACCATCTCGGTGGACAAGTACTCCTTCCCCTCGGGCCACGCCACCAGGGCCGCTCTCGTCTGCCGCTTCGTCCTGCGCCACCTGGTCCTGGCCGTCCCGCTGCGCGTGCTCGTGGTGCTCTGGGCTCTCATCGTCAGCATCTCCCGGGTCATGCTGGGCAGGCACAACATGACGGACGTGCTctttgggctgctgctgggctaCGCGCTCTACGGCGTGgtggagcactgctggctgtcccCGGCCACCGCGCCCGCCCTCTTCGCGCTCTGGAGCCACTGA
- the FAM78B gene encoding protein FAM78B produces the protein MGCLQSVACKARVRREQIVVSDVSATIEPAATAIEESSPVVLRYRTPYFRASARVLMPPIARRHTWVVGWIQACNHMEFYNTYSDLGVSSWELPDLREGRVKAISDSDGVSYPWYGNTTETVTLVGPTNKISRFSVSMNDNFYPSVTWAVPVSNSNVPLLTRIKRDQSFTTWLVAMNTTTKEKIILQTIKWRMRVDIEVDPMQLLGQRARLVGRTQQEQPRILSRMEPIPPNALVKPNANDAQVLMWRPKRGQPIVVIPPK, from the exons ATGGGGTGCCTGCAGAGCGTGGCCTGCAAGGCGCGGGTGCGCCGCGAGCAGATCGTGGTGTCGGACGTGTCGGCCACCATCGAGCCGGCGGCCACGGCCATCGAGGAGAGCTCGCCGGTGGTGCTGCGGTACCGCACGCCCTACTTCCGCGCCTCCGCCCGCGTCCTCATGCCGCCCATCGCCCGGCGGCACACCTGGGTGGTGGGCTGGATCCAGGCCTGCAACCACATGGAGTTCTACAACACCTACAGCGACCTGGGCGT GTcgagctgggagctgcccgaCCTGCGAGAAGGACGAGTAAAAGCCATCAGCGATTCGGACGGGGTGAGCTACCCCTGGTATGGAAACACCACAGAAACCGTGACCCTGGTGGGACCCACCAACAAGATCTCCAGGTTCTCGGTGAGCATGAATGACAATTTCTACCCCAGCGTGACGTGGGCCGTGCCCGTGAGCAACAGCAACGTGCCGCTGCTGACCAGGATTAAAAGGGACCAGAGCTTTACCACGTGGCTCGTGGCCATGAACACGACCACCAAGGAGAAGATCATCTTGCAGACTATAAAGTGGAGGATGCGAGTGGACATTGAGGTGGACCccatgcagctgctggggcagcgggCACGGCTGGTGGGCAGgactcagcaggagcagccgcGGATCCTCAGCAGGATGGAGCCCATCCCGCCCAACGCACTAGTGAAGCCCAACGCCAACGACGCCCAGGTGCTCATGTGGAGACCCAAGCGAGGGCAGCCCATCGTGGTGATACCTCCCAAGTAG